One Trachemys scripta elegans isolate TJP31775 chromosome 4, CAS_Tse_1.0, whole genome shotgun sequence genomic region harbors:
- the LOC117876673 gene encoding immunoglobulin-like and fibronectin type III domain-containing protein 1, with protein sequence MTMESRRAVKPRKKSAIPGETIKQFVEVIPKGCSTPDFERKPITLTLQEVSFKKTRKPFPTEPQEDLKKELQDFRKMLRKR encoded by the exons ATGACAATGGAAAGCCGGAGGGCAG tgaaaCCCCGTAAGAAATCTGCCATCCCAGGGGAGACCATCAAGCAGTTTGTTGAAGTTATTCCAAAAGGATGTAGCACGCCTGACTTTGAGCGAAAACCCATCACCCTAACATTACAGGAAG TTAGTttcaagaaaacaagaaaaccattCCCCACTGAGCCTCAGGAGG ACCTGAAGAAAGAGTTGCAGGACTTCAGGAAAATGTTAAGGAAGCGGTGA